The genomic window acactctctctgtccgtctgatACTGACCACTTCAAAAGGCCTCATGTTGGGTCACAATACACCAGCAACACTCTGGAAGCTGCCAGTGGTATTCCATCAGTGCCTGATAAACAACCCTTACATGGTTATAAGCTGCGTAatttttacagtaaacagtacTTTAAGCAGAGCGCAGCTCAGGCCTGCAGCACAGGACAGGGCCCCCTGGTGGTGGAAGAgcactgtaacacaaacactgctAACACCAGTCCCATACCTCCTCTGCCTGCATGCCCAGTGAACATTGTCCCACGGGATACCACCCAGTCAGAGCCCGCCTCTCAGAGCTTTGCCCAGTCTGTTCCTGATATGGGCACACCTGCTTCAGGTGGGAAAAGCCCACCAACGCCACGCCCTGTGAGACCAAAGAAGACTGTTTACCTGAAGAAGTACAACTACTTGCGGTCCCAGAATGCCCTGGAAGAGATGGCAGCACTGCCCAGCCAACTGGGCAACAGCTGTGTTAAGGATCCTTGTCAGCAGGAAGAGCCTCCAGCTCAACCCACCGATACTCCTGTGGAGGACACGGTGTCTAACCAATCAGAGGCAGTGGTTTCAGGGACAGAATCTCGCCTACCCAGCCCCTTGGGGGTGGAGCAAGAAGAGCTAGAGCCGCAGGGAGGCAGGGAAAGGTCAGAGGTCGTGGGGAACAGTAACAAGTATTGTTGTGAAATGTGTGGAAAGACCTTTAAACATCCAAGCAACCTGGAGCTTCACAAACGTTCGCACACTGGTGAGTCAGGACGCTACAGTGCCAGAAGAGATCAGCTTAAAATCTCTGttcagaatctctctcttgTGGACCACACTTCATGTATTTCTGATGATAATAGATATTTATGACTGTTAGGTTTTACAGACTTGAAAAAACAGttaatcaaattaaattcattGTTACTTCTCTCAGTATCATAACATACTTGTTTGCTTGTGTCCCTCATCAGGTGAGAAGCCATACCAGTGTAACATTTGTGGGAAAAACTTTTCCCAGGTTTGTAAACTATAAGAACGTCCAGTAAACAACCCCTTTCAATGTTCCCAGTAGGTGACAAGGAGACTGCTTGTTTATTACATTATCTGTTTACAGGCTGGTAATCTGCAGACGCATTTGCGTCGTCACTCAGGAGAGAAGCCCTTTATCTGTGAGCTCTGTGGAAAAAGGTACAGGTGTCTGTACACTCTGATATCTCTCTGCAAGGGAATGTGGACACAAAAGGCAGGACTGTCTGTAACGTTACTACACTACAGTGGTGGAACTGTAGTCTGTGTACTGGGCTTCAGAGGATATCTACTGTTTGCATTGTTGCTCTGCTAACTGACCGCCTCTGCTCAATTAATTTGTAAAGAACATTTTTCAAGAACATATTTCAAGAGATATTATCACAGCTTCACTTAAAATCTTATTAGTATCTGGTATATCATAACAGTTGACATGGAAATGAAACCTCTGAGGAGTATGGGAACAGGACCAGTGCTTAGACTGAAGTGATGTTAATGCCAGATTTGCTCTTTAGATTATGTAGTTGTAGTTGTATTAAAGACAGCATAAGACTAACTGAGTTGTGATTGTTGACAGTTTTGCTGCATCGGGGGATGTCCAACGTCACATTATTATCCACTCTGGAGCTCGACCTCACCTTTGTGACATCTGTGGACGGGGTGAGTAGAAAATACAACATGACTTTagagagcacaaacaaacaaatggaactCACCTGTAAACAAACGTTAGCAGCTCAGGAGAAATCTTGACCGGTTCTTGATATTCAGCAACTGTACTTTGTAAGATGGAATGTTACACTTTGTCATGACATGACATTTAACCATTCTTTCTGCCTCATATTGTATTATACTTCATCTCTGTTTGTCCTCAGGATTCACAAACTTCAGCAACTTGAAAGAGCACAAAAAAACGCACACGACAGATAAAGAATTTACGTGTGACCAGTGTGGCAAATCCTTTAATATGCACAGAAAACTGCTCAAACATAAGATgagacacacaggagagaagCCCTACTCTTGCCAGACCTGTGGTaattttctcttcccctcttgCCTGCTCACATCTGATTGGTTTAAAACTGTACCTGTATCAAATAATGAAGAATTATTTCTATTTTCAGTTATGCTCTCACTGAATATTTGTAATGAACAATTTGTGCTGTTGTAACTGATGACTCATATGTAAATTCAAGTTGAAAACTTGAATAGGTGAAGACAGTAAAACTCTGACCAGGACCGAGTATGATTACAATGAGTTCTATCTGAATGCATCTGGTCTATAATAgaagtggtgtgtttgtgtgtgtgtgtgtgtgtgtgtgtgcgcgcgcttcgGCAGGTAAATCGTTTGCTGGCTCAGGTGACCTGCAGCGGCACGTGCGTTCCCACACAGGTGAAAGGCCATACGCCTGTGACAGGTGCGGAAAGAGCTTCACACGTACAGCAGTCCTGCGCAGACATCGCAGTTCTCACTGCAAACCTCTAACAGACCCCGACA from Chanos chanos chromosome 2, fChaCha1.1, whole genome shotgun sequence includes these protein-coding regions:
- the zbtb49 gene encoding zinc finger and BTB domain-containing protein 49 — encoded protein: MDGLYSHSSYLLQQLQEQRIQGLLCDCMLVVKGVCFKAHKNVLAAFSAYFRSLFQNSPGQKNDVFHLGIQDVGGIGQILDYMYTSHLEVNQDNVQALLNIAQCLQVTNILTMCNEFLKPCVPAADTPSFSLPAVLTHEQDCVLGGSLAPEVDLHCPSADTQKHSLCPSDTDHFKRPHVGSQYTSNTLEAASGIPSVPDKQPLHGYKLRNFYSKQYFKQSAAQACSTGQGPLVVEEHCNTNTANTSPIPPLPACPVNIVPRDTTQSEPASQSFAQSVPDMGTPASGGKSPPTPRPVRPKKTVYLKKYNYLRSQNALEEMAALPSQLGNSCVKDPCQQEEPPAQPTDTPVEDTVSNQSEAVVSGTESRLPSPLGVEQEELEPQGGRERSEVVGNSNKYCCEMCGKTFKHPSNLELHKRSHTGEKPYQCNICGKNFSQAGNLQTHLRRHSGEKPFICELCGKSFAASGDVQRHIIIHSGARPHLCDICGRGFTNFSNLKEHKKTHTTDKEFTCDQCGKSFNMHRKLLKHKMRHTGEKPYSCQTCGKSFAGSGDLQRHVRSHTGERPYACDRCGKSFTRTAVLRRHRSSHCKPLTDPDNADNSPEEPPPTPHSKTPMPPGQPAQLLSTPGTDRSPAPDLLKMPKHPLHPPAVHFSSCAQENSVGDKFHPASRSPLPLPTQTDGHCGLPLANRTNGGATYRSGEGTFCSSGTLWGLAMKTLQSDSEIEQ